From the Papilio machaon chromosome 13, ilPapMach1.1, whole genome shotgun sequence genome, the window GACTTACCTAAGTGTGAGGATGAATGGCCGGAGTCATCGGCCATTTTTAAGTAACAGCCAGTTttctataacaataataaaagaattaataaatcttacaataaaaaattggtCTTAATTTAAATCCTCAATACTCTAACCAAAGTACCTAGAAATTTGAAACCTATGCCATAAAAATCctgaattataataaaaataatatgttcatATACAGAATGTATGTAGTTGCAGTGGAATAGAAAGAACAAACAACTATATGTTGGAAGTGTTAAAACAATTGGATTCACGACTTTGGGAGGGAAATGTAAGAAGTTTACTCAGATGAATTATGAGCTTGATGCATATAAtgtagaaaattaaaagaggTGTGAGAGAACAGAAGTCTCTACCTACACCCATTAAGGGTGGTCAAGGGTGTGATTATTATGTAGGCTTGACTCAAttataatcttttataaatatatttacattcttgtaacttttttaaccTTGAAAATGTTTGTGAATCAAATCATGTCATAGAGATATTGTATTCTTATCAATATCACATTACGAAACATAACAACGATTTTGGATACAATTTCCAAATGaactgtaaaattttacatatgaagagttttaaaataatcactgTTTTTGTTAAACAAGTTGTTATGAAATGTGATAAAGATCATATGAAGTTAATGAGTAATGAATATAATCCtgataataatagtaaattgtttaattgaaGGGAATTGTCAAACTCCAACAACTTTTTGTACAACAAACAGCCCAGAAATGTTTAACTAatcataaagaaaaataataacccgATAGGCGCCAGCAGCCAGCTGGTTTAACAGCAAATAACAAATTGCTCACAgacacttttaattaattgttttacattaaCACTATAGCACTTTCCATATCCACTTTATAACAAcacaattattgttaaattaatattttacacctAAATTTTCCATGGATAATTTCTTCAAAACACGTTCAAATGTATGTTTTTGCCAGATTTTGACGTCTGAAGTTGAGTTAGTTCActtacattgaaataattgaaCGCATTGCACTTGTCATACTTAGCAATTGACCCATTTCTCGCTCTTCTTATTTGCTTATTCGCTAATAAGAAACTTATAAGAAAGAACTGTCAAAAGCGCAAACCAATCAAATTTTTATgggtttgttttattttgtaaaaactattaaaagatCAATTTTCAGAACATTAGACtactactttaaattaatttgtaatgaaaatcttaaatttaatttttaataaaattgtatttataattaattagccTTTATAGGGTTGAACTTCGACAACCTTTCATTcctgacataaaataaaaattgattgaaaCAAACACATTATGTAGAAGAACTCGTAAATAGAGCAAATTTTCAAGCGTTTTTCAACAAATTGATTCAGATTGATATAGTAAATATCAAATTCCATTCCAACTGAAAGAAATTCATCAATGTTGTTATTTgtcaacaatttatttactctGTTTAACTTGCTCTTTGTTgcctttgtttttaaatttaaaacgtcaAATTTGATGAGTGATTCACGGTTGTGGTTGTTCTTTGGATTTTAGTCttgataaagtaatatttaagaagtaaaaatgttttcttcatTGTTTGGCAAGAGGAGATCTTCCCCCGTGAAAGATGAAACACCCCCTATACCAGGGCCCAGATCTGATGATGGATTTGTGATTGTTGATCCATCATCTCCGAGAAACAGTGTTTATCCCAATATAAGTGACGTTCGACAAATAAAAAGGCCAGCCCCTCCAGCGCCTGTGCCCAAAGCAAATGACCAAACCTTCCATTACCTTCAAGGAGTGCCTTTTATGTTGTCACGAGAATTACAAATGTCCAAAAATAAAGATGCCTTTGCTACAGAAATCGGGGATCTGCTTGCTTTTTTAACCagcaaaattaatatgagCAGTTACGAATATGATTTCTCAGTcgaaaaaagtgttttaaaagaGTGTTAAATGTGCCATATATGCtcacaatatttttacgtGTTATTAGTTTGTAGAGCAAATTACTCGTATTTTGTCTCAAAATGTAAATAGCAGCTAAAacagtaagatttttaataacttcgctaagttataaagaataatacaataaataattatcaccCTTCTGAGTATAAATCTTtttggaaattaaaataacccttttttgtttaaatcaatCTAGTTCAGCGGTGGCGAACTTACATGGGGTGGTAAAGGTCTGCCACCCTTCACCTAGTTGTAGTAGAAAGATGTCAAAATTAAgcactaaaatattttgctatgtaaacataaatttttatgtatttgtgatgtgtaaataaataattaagaatgtactatattaattgtataaaggtaaaataaaaggtaaaaagatttttttatttatttcaaacccgtttaacattaataacacTATCAAACACAAAGTACACAAAGGTTAAGATCcaaaaagttacaaattacCTGAAAAGAttaaacttatataatttataacattaacacATTTTACGCCACTGTGATTTTATGAAATCCTCTCATAAGTCACATTCAACTGAACTTTCCTTACTAGTTGAATTAGTGGCActgaatttattcattataaatttaatcttaataaatgaatgtttaaGTTGTCATGTGTCATACAATCGTACAAACATCTAATATGTAGTATGAAAtagattacttattttataaaatatattgagtCTCATTGTTGACTTGAGATCACTTCATCTCCACCACTCCTATATAGTGCTAGATTAAAAAAGGTGACTGGATAGATATAATACAAAGTACCCATAGATGAATTTGGCAATGTGAACATCTTGGAAGTAGAAACATACATCTGTTAAACATTCATTTGGAACCAGTTAATTTCACAAGCACCATAATGTATAAACACATTAATCTTTCAAAGTAAGATTAAGTAGTTATACTTactacttataaattaaaagtaaatatctaacaataaaacaactgCAGCCCTAAGAGCTGTCTCTATGAACCAATGTCAAAGGATATCACACTTGAGAAGAATGTAAGAAAAGAGATCAGCTGCCCCAAGGCTTactttatgtattattttccatcattctaaaattaaaataaataaatcggaCCAACAAATTAAAAGAGCGCCTCACATTACCTATATTGAAACTTGGCTTGGGCCAGTGCtatcagttatttttatattactaaaatatatgagATAGGTTCAAATATTTGAGATGGTTAGGTATAagagttaataatattaggaagtacatttatataattatattattaaaatggtaGATTATAACTAAGACATTGGCCCCAAGgctaatgaataattaaaaaatatgccaTTGTTTTTGTGTGGACTCTATATAGAATAcagaaatatgtattatattataaaacagtgAGTCACAGTTACacacttaatataatatattgtgtGTTTGGaacatattttacatcaaacataaaaattcattcattGGTAAACTATACAAGACATATTTTCACAAACTTTCAACTCtctataaatcttttaaagtcTGGGTTTAGTTTGCCTAaaccaaaataaacttttattaaacaatcattaattaaaaatggtgGTAAGCACAGAGCCATCACAGTCTTAACACATAggtaataatttctatttgaaGATTACAGAAGATTGTACTGTTTTGTGCTTTACAGACCCAGAAGTAAAAcaacaaagtatttaaaagtagaccaatgagtttttaataatataagctTAAATTTTTGCTGCTAAGATACATATGAAAGTTGCAATGATAAGGAAAGGCAGCCAGGTCTTCAAAAAGCTTCCAAAACTgaaaaagtaagaaaatattagtatctaataagaaaatgtataaagtattataaatcacattgattttaaacttaaaatattaaaataagaaataataaatttctaaaatgttacattgtaTATTTACCTGACATATTTTGAATAAGGTATCATATAAAATGCCAGTTTCACCATGTTCCAGTTTTTGCAGCCTCCGTAGTTCATGATGTTCAGAGCAGTGGCCACATGCGAGTGGCagttatcataaaatattatatgctgtaaataaaattattgtttatcatTGTGCACACAGAAGTTCTAGtatttacactattttatatcagattagttattattaaatcacaATTTTGTCACCAGACACATAGATTGATTAAGGAATGTTCTaagcaatataaattaaccaaTACTGTGTATTATGGTGCTAAAATTCACTAAccatcctttttttatatatctcaGATGCTTCAGCGACAGCCGTGTCCCAGCCAGCCTGTCCATTTAATGCCTTCTTTGGGGAGAGTTGCCAGTATTTGGTGGGGTTGCCAAAAGCCATCAGATCTTCTGATACAAAATATGGACCCGCAAAGTCCCTAATGACCCCATTTGAAGTGCAAATTCCCATGTGGCCAAGGAATGGGAAAATCCATCTATAGCATGCAACAGGaattcgttactattgacattaatatacttacaataaaaaaaaaaaactgattaacaaatacttaaaaattactattgtGGTTATCTTTGGCATAGTAGTAGTGTGCAGTATATACGAAAATAAGACATGCAAAACTAAATGACAATTTCGTTTCATTTTGTTAACGTTTCGGGcttgaaatgtaatttatagcGCAGTTTGTTAAGTCAATCTTATTAGAAAAGATGGATACTTACGTTAAAACGGGTATAGGGGTCCAGACGATGCAGTAAGGATATCTACATCTTTCATGGTCTATAGGATCCATTAATACAGCTTGTTCACGATCGCTAAGATCTAAAGGACTTCCGGGACTCTGATCACCATTCATGCTTGTAAATAACTTACACGATCACATAATATCAAAGCGAGCTCAAATAGAAAATACCAAGTTAAGACTGATATGTtttcaaacttttaaaacacCAAAATAATATACCAGGACAgtttttgtaattcaattaCTACTGTAAACTAATCGATAATTGTTATattgaagtatttaaaaaatgctaaCGCTGTCAGATGTCAGTCAAATTTAAGTCAAAACTGTCACCAAAGTCCAAAGAGCAAGTATCgtcttattattaattgtttttcgGAAAAATGCCGTCCGTCTTAATGAACAATATCTGTAAAATTTGCGCTAATCTGTGCATCGATGACAGTTGTCTTGACATTGTCAGTGGGTGAATGTTTGGCGCTTTTCGCTTCATTGTTATTGTGGAATTGAGAGTTcagtaattgttatttttcaatgaataatttgtaatgtaataatgCCGGcgtttttaaagtatattgaCATGGAAAATTTCAAGTCCTACCGGGGTCAGCACCGTGTAGGACCTCTGAAATCTTTTACTGCCGTTGTTGGTCCGAACGGTTCAGGTatgtattacaatatttcagaTCTTTAATGCCATCAGATCTTTACATTAACTCGTCAGCaatctaataaatatgaaCGATGAACGGTGAGTAGTACATTAGAGCAGAAAAAGTATGAAAGTGTGTATCAATTTCAATGGTAGTAGATATCGGTTGCAAACACATCAAATAACTGTAAGGATAGAAAAAACATTCCAAAGTAATTCTTGAACAACATTGTATAGTTATAGGAATTACTGCTTTACTctgaagtaataaataactttatttctaggaaaatcaaattttatggATGCTGTAAGTTTTGTTATGGGCGAAAAAACTTCTCTACTCCGAGTGAAACGACTCAGTGACTTGATACATGGTGCTTCTATCAACAAACCTGTGTCACGAAggtatttacattatttataggtAGCACTataaattttagcaaaattactttgttaaaaaaatggataaGTACAGTTTACACAATAGAAGTCTAAGGaataaatttactaatgtataaatttattttgatagtgCATCAGTGACAGCAACATTTGTTCTGGAAGACATGACCACAAAGCAGTTCCAGCGATCTGTAATAGGACAATCCTCGGACCATAAGATTGATGGACAGGTAGattggttttcttttttaaatcaattatttgttgtatttttggtagttattgaattacaatataaaatgtttattttactgtaGTCCGTGTCTGTCAGCCAGTATCTAAGTGAGCTAGAGAAGCTTGGTATTAACGTAAAGGCCAAGAACTTCTTAGTTTTCCAAGGAGCTGTTGAATCTATTGCTATGAAAAACCCAAAGGAGAGAACTGCACTTTTTGAAGAAATTAGTGGGTAAGATGTTTTACATTGTTTGTGTGTTTTGATATACAACAACGAAAACATACAGAATCCAAAGTAGTTTGCAAATGgtgctatttttattttatttactacaataaattaaatacatatttaactttaagatCTGGAGTACTAAAGGAACAATATGAAGCGTGCCGAGCAGAAGTAAACAGAGCTGACGAGGAGGCGCAGTTCTCATATCAGAAGAAGAAGGGAGTCGCCGCAGAACGTAAAGAGGCAAAGTTTGAGAAAGAAGAAGCGGAGAAATATACACGTCTTAAACAGGAGTTGGTAAGAACACacctcaaatataaaaaatgtacccATGGCAACAAAACTGTGCATGTGTTTAAATAGAGcaattttgatgttttattttctttactttgcAGCAAGAGCAAAAAGTAGAACttcaactattttatttatatcataatgaGAAAGAGATACAGTCCCTTGAAGAGGACCTTCAGCACAAGCAGAATGAGTTGACCAAGGTAGAGAAGAAGCGACAGAAGGCAGAGGATGCTCTTAAAGAGAAGAAGAAAGAAGCAGGCACTGTGCAGAGGGAACTCGCTAAAATAGAACAGGACATAAGAGAAGTGgtatgttgttgtttttttacaactttttacattttgcgTATGTCATAATAATGGatcatgtattttaattaaaactaacatttaataatttattaatgagaAAATggtaaactttataatagcGGGATGTAcagataaacataaaaatttctttgacgtaatatttttcaaataaaaagatgAAGAACTGAAATTATTTTCGATTTTTAGGAAGCAGAAGTATCTAAGAAGCGGCCGACATTCATAAAAGCGAAGGAGCGCGTCACTCACACGCAGAAAAAGTTGGAGAGCGCTTTAAAGACTCTGGAGCAGGCACGCAAGGCGCACGAGGCGCACCAGACCGACATCAGGAAGCTGGAGGAGGAGCTGCGCCAGGTGGAGGAGCAGAAAGCCGCCTGGGAGCAGACCATCCTCGGCACCAACCACAGCGGCAGAGCTGATGTGCATCTAGAGGAAGCTCAGGTAGTATAACATCTAGCTTTCCTCATGATGTTGATAATTGAAACGTCGTCTGCAATAGAAAACACCGACTTTACGCTTTGATTAAAGTTCGATTCAGTTTCACTGTCGTAACTTGATCAGCGagtaatcaattttaatatttagcgGTATTGAATGGCTGCTGTAAGTTATTTTgcaaacattcaacaaaaagATGGAACTAAATGTGTATGTCGTGTTTATGTTCGCTGCAGATTCGCGAGTACGAGGAGCTGAAGATGGAGGCGTCTCGTCAGGCGGCGCGCTACCTGCAGGAGCTGGACTCCGTGAACCGCGAGCAGAAAGCAGACCAGGACCGCCTCGACAACGAGATGCGTCGCAAGGGCGAGGTCGAGAACAAGCACCGCCAGAAGGTACCTCACTTCTATCACAATACTCTATAGAGGTTCAGGAAGTGCAGTTACtctttacattattttcaataatccAGTAAAATCTTGCaatctgttaatttttttgactttttaaataagtaagagAAAAGAAGACAATACAACTAACAACAATTGTAATGTACGATGTGTACGAGCAGGGTCACGAGAGGAATGAGGCAATGAAGCGAGTGGAGAAGTTGAACGAGCACATCAAGAGCTCGGAGCAGGCGCTGGAGGAGCAGAGGAGACTGAGAGCCGAGCTACAGGTAGGTGTGGCTGCATGTCACCATCAGACAGGAGATGTGACTGCTggaggtgatgtgtgcgcgtgtgtctgcagGCGGACGTGAGCGAGTGTAGCGAGTGCGggaggtgatgtgtgcgcgtgtgtctgcagGCGGACGTGAGCGAGTGTAGCGAGTGCGggaggtgatgtgtgcgcgtgtgtctgcaggcggacgtgggcgagtgcgggaggtgatgtgtgcgcgtgtgtctgcaggcggacgtgggcgagtgcgggaggtgatgtgtgcgcgtgtgtccgcaggcggacgtgggcgagtgcgggaggtgatgtgtgcgcgtgtgtctgcaggcggacgtgggcgagtgctggaggtgatgtgtgcgcgtgtgtctgcaggcggacgtgggcgagtgTAGCGAGTGCTggaggtgatgtgtgcgcgtgtgtctgcaggcggacgtgggcgagtgTAGCGAGTGCTggaggtgatgtgtgcgcgtgtgtctgcaggcggacgtgggcgagtgcgggaggtgatgtgtgcgcgtgtgtccgcaggcggacgtgggcgagtgcgggaggtgatgtgtgcgcgtgtgtctgcaggcggacgtgggcgagtgctggaggtgatgtgtgcgcgtgtgtctgcaggcggacgtgggcgagtgTAGCGAGTGCTggaggtgatgtgtgcgcgtgtgtctgcaggcggacgtgggcgagtgTAGCGAGTGCTggaggtgatgtgtgcgcgtgtgtctgcaggcggacgtgggcgagtgctggaggtgatgtgtgcgcgtgtgtctgcaggcggacgtgggcgagtgTAGCGAGTGCTggaggtgatgtgtgcgcgtgtgtctgcaggcggacgtgggcgagtgctggaggtgatgtgtgcgcgtgtgtctgcaggcggacgtgggcgagtgcgggaggtgatgtgtgcgcgtgtgtctgcaggcggacgtgggcgagtgcgggaggtgatgtgtgcgcgtgtgtctgcaggcggacgtgggcgagtgTAGCGAGTGCTggaggtgatgtgtgcgcgtgtgtctgcaggcggacgtgggcgagtgTAGCGAGTGCTggaggtgatgtgtgcgcgtgtgtctgcaggcggacgtgggcgagtgcgggaggtgatgtgtgcgcgtgtgtctgcaggcggacgtgggcgagtgcgggaggtgatgtgtgcgcgtgtgtctgcaggcggacgtgggcgagtgcgggaggtgatgtgtgcgcgtgtgtccgcaggcggacgtgggcgagtgcgggaggtgatgtgtgcgcgtgtgtctgcaggcggacgtgggcgagtgcgggaggtgatgtgtgcgcgtgtgtctgcaggcggacgtgggcgagtgcgggaggtgatgtgtgcgcgtgtgtctgcaggcggacgtgggcgagtgcgggaggtgatgtgtgcgcgtgtgtctgcaggcggacgtgggcgagtgcgggaggtgatgtgtgcgcgtgtgtctgcaggcggacgtgggcgagtgctggaggtgatgtgtgcgcgtgtgtctgcaggcggacgtgggcgagtgctggaggtgatgtgtgcgcgtgtgtctgcaggcggacgtgggcgagtgTAGCGAGTGCTggaggtgatgtgtgcgcgtgtgtctgcaggcggacgtgggcgagtgctggaggtgatgtgtgcgcgtgtgtctgcaggcggacgtgggcgagtgcgggaggtgatgtgtgcgcgtgtgtctgcaggcggacgtgggcgagtgcgggaggtgatgtgtgcgcgtgtgtctgcaggcggacgtgggcgagtgTAGCGAGTGCTggaggtgatgtgtgcgcgtgtgtctgcaggcggacgtgggcgagtgtagcgagtgcgggaggtgatgtgtgcgcgtgtgtctgcaggcggacgtgggcgagtgctggaggtgatgtgtgcgcgtgtgtctgcaggcggacgtgggcgagtgctggaggtgatgtgtgcgcgtgtgtctgcaggcggacgtgggcgagtgTAGCGAGTGCTggaggtgatgtgtgcgcgtgtgtctgcaggcggacgtgggcgagtgctggaggtgatgtgtgcgcgtgtgtctgcaggcggacgtgggcgagtgTAGCGAGTGCTggaggtgatgtgtgcgcgtgtgtctgcaggcggacgtgggcgagtgctggaggtgatgtgtgcgcgtgtgtctgcaggcggacgtgggcgagtgcgggaggtgatgtgtgcgcgtgtgtctgcaggcggacgtgggcgagtgcgggaggtgatgtgtgcgcgtgtgtctgcaggcggacgtgggcgagtgTAGCGAGTGCTggaggtgatgtgtgcgcgtgtgtctgcaggcggacgtgggcgagtgTAGCGAGTGCTggaggtgatgtgtgcgcgtgtgtctgcaggcggacgtgggcgagtgcgggaggtgatgtgtgcgcgtgtgtctgcaggcggacgtgggcgagtgcgggaggtgatgtgtgcgcgtgtgtctgcaggcggacgtgggcgagtgcgggaggtgatgtgtgcgcgtgtgtccgcaggcggacgtgggcgagtgcgggaggtgatgtgtgcgcgtgtgtctgcaggcggacgtgggcgagtgcgggaggtgatgtgtgcgcgtgtgtctgcaggcggacgtgggcgagtgcgggaggtgatgtgtgcgcgtgtgtctgcaggcggacgtgggcgagtgcgggaggtgatgtgtgcgcgtgtgtctgcaggcggacgtgggcgagtgcgggaggtgatgtgtgcgcgtgtgtctgcaggcggacgtgggcgagtgcgggaggtgatgtgtgcgcgtgtgtctgcaggcggacgtgggcgagtgcgggaggtgatgtgtgcgcgtgtgtctgcaggcggacgtgggcgagtgcgggaggtgatgtgtgcgcgtgtgtctgcaggcggacgtgggcgagtgcgggaggtgatgtgtgcgcgtgtgtctgcaggcggacgtgggcgagtgcgggaggtgatgtgtgcgcgtgtgtccgcaggcggacgtgggcgagtgcgggaggtgatgtgtgcgcgtgtgtctgcaggcggacgtgggcgagtgcgggaggtgatgtgtgcgcgtgtgtctgcaggcggacgtgggcgagtgTAGCGAGTGCTggaggtgatgtgtgcgcgtgtgtctgcaggcggacgtgggcgagtgTAGCGAGTGCTggaggtgatgtgtgcgcgtgtgtctgcaggcggacgtgggcgagtgcgggaggtgatgtgtgcgcgtgtgtctgcaggcggacgtgggcgagtgcgggaggtgatgtgtgcgcgtgtgtctgcaggcggacgtgggcgagtgcgggaggtgatgtgtgcgcgtgtgtccgcaggcggacgtgggcgagtgcgggaggtgatgtgtgcgcgtgtgtctgcaggcggacgtgggcg encodes:
- the LOC106710380 gene encoding transmembrane protein 222 — translated: MNGDQSPGSPLDLSDREQAVLMDPIDHERCRYPYCIVWTPIPVLTWIFPFLGHMGICTSNGVIRDFAGPYFVSEDLMAFGNPTKYWQLSPKKALNGQAGWDTAVAEASEIYKKRMHIIFYDNCHSHVATALNIMNYGGCKNWNMVKLAFYMIPYSKYVSFGSFLKTWLPFLIIATFICILAAKI